Proteins from a single region of Trichoderma asperellum chromosome 3, complete sequence:
- a CDS encoding uncharacterized protein (EggNog:ENOG41): MALEHLCSSARTGPIIRYLEEFFLSGAEWTSTVTESEAQERIDLAVLPSDEKWKDAYRMFQDLFADIDTPIDQIIASNFTQHEMRLFMLSTYKILIAVQDDNTSRFYTLLLTRFQDVAPDIITKMTMLYFGLPIEPIDFSLTDMTYKMEIQEPEPPRYVADPPLHFLTAHKERNWGNGILIGRKDRPYPVPAQQPQHLLSSLPAGFLSSSPFQKEAILQEEKNTMLHLRGGELDEDSNWEMPGDNGDWGEGDDGDLSYVESNSEDGSVDVNEKEDNDDESLSCEVSNESIKVGDIEASYSEASDTESEEFVLPDSEWDNSINLYGFQGFASFLPGDQWTFEDAVKRLLSLGPQDSTKFSIVHFDKESNKVDIICDSFPLRPDSISLDYISKQDLTLGPSFFIKLENESAPDHWQPSEAELAAGVSTITWILDEGISPELTGAFSCCYLTFQAAGGSQLSQKEVSKWDFDQYHAYVETAFEVLLGLPLGCFHHAIFQIYSPSINSRTSLGYGFTAIKSSDVELLASNCGKEPLELTCAGLDDENELVFVLPCYYNISQLQRVWHSKHDISEALKIIRQIVSFAFGDSIKHLKYVRLLHGWKTLGPEVSRNQKYYSIPMSDDLPPSSVTHCASALSEIIADLDPFALLYPEWDEDRTFLYIQEPNGDNEADGRIQMPSLSSMVDEFRNKVFELMQTTGYKSSQVIRVSSGESFISIRPKIEDGPATTKDNAPSFFIGPQTTDEEWFRIRARIASPAATIQIVDSSKWNWRAEDQETSIWGPRYRRMAEAQATKKLKKKVSWAEVAEVIQERVTSEPSKSDGIRPSIEDEEPVETDHSDWDQTQPRKTKMKAASDSEKRKKTWATQRSIFDRHGLVPWPANSGIQLPMNAPSSEHLLRTGPRMPLVSKAILTPTEQGELQRVTWDLRNLCLNRTARCPYDGCNFAYRLDDENAMRKHLKASHRARKCMWCDETLYEHWNMTRVNRHVREKHKDELMKALGVGKAAIRRFDKEGTISIPLRRVKKRLGRLALALASEGAGLEKLKSQESRSEERPGFCDRCGRDVNYYSNTERVYHDNHCKPGILNSANCKFCTVCGKTVSLSVAEAYKSGKSNGQSNHCSHKVDDTNGPHCSRCGFNMSRLPQDGRTQHRKRCRGFGASSGRFCLYCGGEFQDTETQADWDRNKEHMVACFKKNPNVMGVLEEPEIAAFNQQQNNLRLQINAAMLDAINSEEEQDGKRRKDNVDNEDASQPKPAKRPEAATHGQVTADCSTGNISTARQRTAQDTGANAEIQAHTTSNLDSNRHSQETLRAILCQSISDYPQGESSPRPSTEAPDNASLQKLSSTSLNQRQSPDSTAQETEKEPELENRAESPLFVSSSSSEADSDTGSLFGEDVEQQHAQQSDDGESEDELLADPSKSKRQKPRGRKRTRLGDRDYRFESEDDDDSETDQEGQRSSPPRRSPSPNWRRILGPEDPEFEPSEEFYCSKCFRKAPKNHKRDRSPLGRKNEIELHHDPGRCCGIRRGIGSAKRLPNRSGWIPANLMPKPLSTLRRKFIRRYPVYARTVYPLNATNTNGSYYRSDPNNESNKAWWSIPWPPFRGPSPLPSGWEAPDVVDIPTAGRARQQFQLKPVLDPTYRLENNVRYSDDEDEDDVESDKDTNGKRKRRGKSATARKSRKTTTNAERVAAPRPVKKRAPKTAKSQAALLRQEAQQFTEGESFTRRSTRKRHKSGKE; the protein is encoded by the exons ATGGCCTTGGAACATTTGTGCTCAAGCGCACGCACAGGACCTATAATTAGAT ACCTAGAGGAATTCTTCCTTAGTGGCGCCGAATGGACTTCAACTGTCACCGAGAGCGAAGCCCAGGAGCGAATCGATCTCGCCGTTTTGCCTAGTGACGAGAAGTGGAAAGACGCATATCGGATGTTTCAAGATCTCTTTGCAGATATCGATACACCAATTGACCAAATCATAGCTTCCAACTTTACACAACATGAGATGCGTCTGTTCATGCTATCTACATACAAAATTCTGATAGCTGTACAAGACGACAACACGAGCAGATTTTACACACTGCTACTGACAAGATTTCAAGATGTTGCACCTGACATAATTACAAAAATGACGATGCTGTATTTTGGGCTTCCAATTGAGCCGATAGACTTCTCATTAACTGATATGACTTATAAAATGGAGATTCAAGAGCCAGAGCCGCCACGATATGTCGCAGACCCACCTTTACACTTTTTAACAGCACATAAGGAGCGTAATTGGGGTAACGGGATTCTTATAG GGAGAAAAGATCGGCCATATCCTGTACCCGCCCAGCAGCCGCAACACTTGCTATCGAGTCTCCCAGCCGGCTTTTTAAGCAGCTCACCATTTCAAAAAGAGGCAATTTtgcaagaggaaaagaatacAATGTTACACCTAAGAGGTGGTGAATTGGATGAGGATAGTAATTGGGAAATGCCAGGCGATAATGGCGACTGGGGCGaaggtgatgatggagaCCTCAGCTACGTCGAAAGCAACAGTGAAGACGGCAGTGTAGATGTtaacgaaaaagaagacaacgATGATGAGAGTCTCAGCTGCGAAGTCAGCAACGAAAGTATCAAAGTTGGCGATATTGAAGCAAGCTATAGTGAAGCAAGCGATACTGAATCCGAAGAGTTTGTACTTCCAGATTCTGAGTGGGATAACTCTATAAATCTTTACGGCTTCCAGGGGTTTGCGTCTTTTCTCCCAGGAGATCAATGGACATTTGAGGACGCCGTTAAGAGATTACTCTCCCTCGGACCTCAAGATAGCACGAAATTTTCCATCGTTCATTTTGACAAGGAATCCAACAAGGTCGATATCATTTGCGACTCCTTTCCTTTGCGCCCCGACAGCATATCTCTAGATTATATCTCTAAACAAGATTTAACATTGGGCCCTTCATTCTTCATAAAGTTGGAAAATGAATCTGCGCCGGATCACTGGCAACCTAGCGAGGCAGAATTGGCCGCGGGTGTCTCTACAATCACATGGATTTTAGACGAGGGAATTTCTCCCGAGTTAACTGGTGCTTTTTCATGCTGTTATCTGACATTTCAGGCGGCTGGCGGCTCGCAGTTATCCCAAAAAGAAGTGAGCAAATGGGATTTCGATCAATACCACGCTTATGTTGAAACAGCTTTTGAAGTTCTATTAGGTCTTCCCCTGGGCTGTTTCCATCACGCTATTTTCCAAATATACAGCCCCAGTATCAACTCTCGTACCTCTCTAGGATATGGGTTCACAGCGATTAAATCTTCTGATGTAGAGTTACTGGCCTCCAACTGCGGCAAAGAACCGTTGGAACTGACATGCGCTGGACTCGATGACGAAAACGAACTTGTCTTTGTTCTACCGTGCTATTATAACATTAGCCAACTACAACGTGTTTGGCACAGCAAACATGACATCAGTGAGGCGCTTAAAATCATCCGGCAGATAGTATCGTTCGCTTTCGGCGACAGCATTAAGCATCTCAAATATGTTCGCCTTCTTCACGGCTGGAAAACATTAGGGCCAGAGGTCAGCAGGAATCAGAAATACTATTCTATTCCAATGTCTGATGACCTACCTCCGAGTTCTGTGACTCACTGTGCGTCGGCCTTATCCGAAATCATTGCTGATTTAGATCCTTTTGCTCTACTATACCCAGAGTGGGATGAAGATCGCACTTTTCTCTATATTCAAGAGCCCAACGGAGATAATGAAGCCGATGGACGTATTCAGATGCCGTCGTTATCTTCAATGGTGGATGAATTTAGGAACAAAGTATTCGAACTCATGCAAACTACCGGATACAAGTCAAGTCAAGTTATACGCGTGAGCAGCGGTGAATCGTTCATAAGCATCCGACCTAAGATAGAAGACGGGCCTGCAACTACCAAGGATAATGCTCCAAGCTTTTTCATTGGTCCTCAAACTACAGACGAAGAGTGGTTCAGAATTCGCGCCAGAATTGCTTCCCCTGCAGCGACCATTCAAATTGTTGATTCTAGTAAGTGGAATTGGCGAGCTGAAGATCAAGAGACCAGCATCTGGGGCCCGCGATATAGACGTATGGCGGAGGCTCAAGCTAcgaagaagctgaaaaagAAGGTTAGTTGGGCAGAGGTGGCGGAGGTTATCCAGGAGAGAGTTACTTCAGAACCATCAAAGTCGGATGGTATAAGGCCATCAATAGAAGACGAAGAGCCTGTGGAAACTGATCATTCAGATTGGGATCAAACCCAGCCTCgcaagacgaagatgaaagcGGCAAGCGACAGTGAAAAGCGGAAAAAGACGTGGGCAACTCAACGCAGCATCTTTGATCGCCACGGACTCGTCCCTTGGCCTGCCAACTCAGGTATCCAACTTCCAATGAACGCACCGTCCTCTGAACATTTGCTCCGCACTGGGCCTCGAATGCCTCTAGTGAGCAAAGCCATATTGACACCCACAGAGCAAGGAGAACTTCAACGGGTCACTTGGGATTTGCGAAATCTTTGCTTAAACCGGACAGCGAGATGCCCGTATGATGGATGTAATTTTGCCTATCGACTTGACGATGAAAATGCCATGAGGAAACACCTGAAGGCATCCCATAGAGCTCGAAAGTGCATGTGGTGTGATGAAACGCTATATGAACACTGGAACATGACAAGGGTTAATCGTCATGTTAGAGAGAAACATAAAGATGAGCTCATGAAAGCATTAGGAGTTGGAAAAGCGGCGATCCGGCGATTTGACAAAGAAGGAACCATCTCTATACCACTTAGACGGGTCAAAAAGAGACTTGGGCGCTTAGCCTTGGCTTTGGCATCCGAGGGTGCAGGGCTTGAGAAGCTAAAATCTCAGGAATCTCGCAGCGAAGAGAGGCCGGGATTTTGCGATCGCTGTGGCCGTGACGTAAACTACTACAGTAACACTGAGCGAGTCTATCATGACAATCACTGCAAGCCGGGCATTCTCAATAGCGCAAACTGCAAATTCTGCACCGTCTGCGGCAAGACCGTCTCTTTAAGCGTAGCTGAAGCTTATAAGAGTGGCAAATCAAACGGACAATCAAACCATTGCTCGCATAAAGTGGATGACACAAATGGCCCTCACTGTTCTCGCTGTGGATTCAACATGTCTCGTCTCCCACAAGATGGACGCACTCAACACCGCAAAAGATGCAGAGGATTCGGCGCATCGTCTGGTCGATTCTGTCTCTATTGCGGTGGAGAGTTTCAAGATACAGAGACTCAGGCAGATTGGGATAGAAACAAAGAACACATGGTTGCCTGTTTCAAAAAGAATCCCAACGTGATGGGCGTGCTTGAAGAGCCAGAAATCGCAGCTTTCAATCAGCAACAGAACAATCTTCGACTCCAGATAAACGCTGCCATGTTAGATGCTATCAAttctgaagaagagcaagatgggaaaaggagaaaagacaatGTCGACAATGAAGATGCTAGTCAACCGAAACCAGCGAAAAGACCCGAGGCAGCAACACATGGCCAGGTAACCGCAGATTGTTCAACTGGAAACATTAGTACTGCACGGCAAAGAACAGCTCAAGATACAGGAGCCAATGCAGAAATCCAGGCCCACACTACTTCTAATCTAGACTCTAATCGCCATAGCCAAGAAACTCTCAGAGCCATCCTGTGCCAGAGTATTTCTGACTACCCGCAGGGCGAATCATCTCCTAGGCCATCTACAGAAGCCCCTGATAACGCATCACTTCAAAAGCTTTCCAGTACATCTCTAAATCAACGCCAAAGTCCGGATTCAACAGCACAAGAAACTGAAAAAGAGCCTGAACTTGAAAATAGAGCTGAATCTCCGCTCTTTGTAAGTTCTAGCTCCTCCGAGGCTGATTCGGACACGGGATCGCTCTTTGGCGAAGACGTTGAACAGCAGCACGCGCAGCAATCTGACGACGGAGAGTCAGAAGACGAGCTCTTGGCAGATCCCTCAAAGTCTAAACGCCAGAAGCCAAGAGGGAGGAAGCGGACGAGGCTCGGCGATCGCGACTATCGGTTTGAGAGcgaagacgatgacgataGCGAGACTGACCAAGAAGGACAGCGCTCCAGCCCCCCTCGACGTTCACCATCGCCTAATTGGCGGAGGATACTTGGCCCGGAAGATCCTGAATTCGAGCCCTCTGAGGAGTTTTACTGCTCAAAGTGTTTCCGCAAGGCTCCCAAGAACCACAAACGGGACAGGTCCCCCCTTGGAAGAAAGAACGAAATTGAG CTTCACCATGATCCAGGCCGATGCTGTGGAATCCGCCGTGGAATTGGCTCAGCCAAGAGACTCCCCAACCGCAGTGGCTGGATCCCAGCAAACCTCATGCCAAAGCCCCTTTCCACTCTACGTAGAAAGTTCATACGGCGATATCCCGTCTATGCTCGCACGGTATATCCCCTCAATGccaccaacaccaacggCTCCTACTACCGCTCAGACCCGAACAACGAAAGTAACAAAGCCTGGTGGAGCATCCCTTGGCCACCATTCAGGGGACCGTCTCCCCTGCCGAGCGGCTGGGAAGCCCCCGATGTAGTCGACATTCCTACTGCTGGGAGAGCGCGCCAGCAGTTTCAGTTAAAGCCGGTGCTTGACCCGACATATCGCCTGGAGAACAACGTCCGGTATtcagatgatgaggacgaggatgatgtaGAGTCAGACAAGGACACTAacggcaagagaaagagaaggggtAAATCCGCTACCGCGAGGAAATCACGGAAAACCACTACCAATGCTGAGAGAGTAGCTGCGCCTCGGCCAGTGAAAAAGAGGGCGCCAAAGACAGCGAAGTCGCAAGCAGCTTTATTACGCCAAGAAGCACAGCAATTCACGGAAGGGGAATCTTTCACCCGACGATCGACAAGGAAGCGGCATAAGTCTGGCAAGGAATAA
- a CDS encoding uncharacterized protein (EggNog:ENOG41) encodes MPSTPLPSGDMDMDDWLHKAGLADNSSWGNIKSHRWSGIPIETGQIFTLKANNPNHIPSFELLQLSWDFLRIVAICGAAEAEDLLDDNGSGNGYFGTERREATVSIWNEDDSAQLRDWVGNIENDEELEHDANSSS; translated from the coding sequence ATGCCTTCAACTCCTTTGCCCAGTGGTGATATGGACATGGATGACTGGTTGCATAAAGCAGGATTAGCGGACAATTCAAGCTGGGGGAATATTAAATCGCATCGATGGAGCGGCATACCGATCGAGACAGGACAGATATTTACGCTGAAGGCAAATAACCCCAATCATATTCCAAGCTTCGAGCTTCTACAGCTTTCCTGGGACTTTCTACGCATTGTTGCCATTTGCGGTGCTGCTGAAGCAGAAGATTTATTGGACGATAATGGCAGTGGCAATGGATACTTTGGCACTGAGCGTCGTGAAGCAACAGTCAGCATTTGGAATGAAGATGATTCTGCTCAGTTGCGAGACTGGGTGGGAAATATTGAGAATGATGAAGAGCTCGAGCACGATGCCAACTCTAGCAGCTAG
- a CDS encoding uncharacterized protein (EggNog:ENOG41~TransMembrane:2 (i101-118o138-156i)), which translates to MASSALDEALFQRITILSTERKKQLLDLHDNGCLDELLTIHGENEIKLLVELRNSRPQVLQDIIADDVPAEPVLNYIQDLDTRVHIFEEFRRLSNRVSARNSMNAAIFSVFMVAPITQLEYQLLELQNLERGGDLAGIAKYFGALASTSLGILAYANRGGRQSQSASSSSQNSPLPSPAPALASPSKRKPDSHERIPSASYPELQAPAPPMKATPQPSTPPANMLTYFIQQSPWSPPVQSATNSPQQSRNKTASNILETITNAF; encoded by the exons ATGGCATCATCTGCTCTTGACGAAGCCCTATTCCAGCGCATTACAATCCTCAGcacagagaggaagaagcaattACTTGATCTTCACGACAACGGATGTCTAGACGAACTACTGACAATACACGGAGAAAATGAAATCAAGCTCCTAGTTGAGCTACGAAATTCAAGGCCGCAAGTTCTGCAGGATATTATCGCAGATGATGTACCAGCAGAGCCAGTCCTCAATTATATTCAAGATCTGGACACTAGAGTTCACATTTTCGAAGAATTTCGTCGCCTTTCAAATAGGGTCAGTGCTAGGAACAGTATGAATGCAGCGATATTCAGTGTTTTTATGGTCGCTCCAATCACTCAGTTGGAATACCAGCTTCTGGAACTGCAGAATTTAGAAAGAGGGGGGGATTTAGCGGGTATTGCGAAATACTTCGGTGCTCTCGCTTCTACTTCTTTAGGAATTCTAGCAT ATGCAAATAGGGGAGGGCGCCAGTCCCAGTCCGCGTCAAGTTCTTCCCAAAATAGTCCTCTGCCTTCACCCGCCCCGGCCCTAGCCAGCCCTTCCAAAAGAAAACCTGATTCTCATGAGCGAATACCTTCTGCCTCTTATCCGGAATTACAAGCACCAGCTCCTCCAATGAAAGCCACGCCTCAGCCATCGACCCCCCCGGCAAATATGTTAACATATTTCATCCAGCAGTCGCCTTGGTCTCCACCAGTACAAAGTGCTACCAATTCTCCCCAACAGAGCCGAAATAAGACAGCGTCTAACATT TTAGAGACCATCACCAATGCGTTTTAA
- a CDS encoding uncharacterized protein (EggNog:ENOG41), whose protein sequence is MNEASLSGEKTEDNDLTRKMSSDPEFENSFFKVSKSNVAGWGAFATRDLAKGDVILRERPLFVATNNDLFQEFYNLGSDDMDIALSLHSHQFIKGDTPIILGIWHTNW, encoded by the coding sequence ATGAACGAAGCTTCGCTCTCCGGAGAGAAGACGGAAGACAACGATCTCACACGTAAAATGTCATCCGATCCGGAATTCGAAAATAGTTTCTTCAAAGTTAGCAAATCTAACGTTGCTGGCTGGGGAGCCTTTGCTACAAGAGATCTTGCGAAAGGAGATGTCATCTTGAGAGAACGTCCCCTATTCGTGGCCACAAACAACGATCTGTTTCAGGAATTTTATAACCTTGGCAGCGATGATATGGATATCGCACTGAGTCTCCATTCACATCAGTTTATAAAGGGAGATACGCCTATTATTCTCGGAATATGGCATACTAATTGGTAA
- the COX10 gene encoding Protoheme IX farnesyltransferase, mitochondrial (BUSCO:EOG092D2SCW~TransMembrane:8 (i145-170o190-213i234-256o262-280i289-311o331-353i382-402o431-449i)) gives MRSPLVIALAPELQLLSKCSIQTSTTRRWLSTSPSLKAPRSSATSLGGSFFLQNRLFETSRCLESIISRRNSRATSTSTSSTPPQKPATQTPQSISDLAPHRQRQARKQALLRSTSSEAPLPPDASSLLTSAAASQPKDSFRRRFSAYLSLTKPRLTVLVVLSAMAPYALYPVPEMLMPTMTETPSLSPLTLTFLTTGTALCSASANTLNMLYEPFTDAKMTRTRNRPLVRGLISNRAAALFAALCGAAGVSALYFGVNPTVSFLGLSNIVIYAGIYTPLKAVTAFNTWVGAVVGGIPPLMGWAAAAGEAATKDGSWKELLLASDGSSIGGWLLGGLLFAWQFPHFMALSWGVREEYKAAGLRMLAWTNPSRNGRVALRYSLVFFPLCFGLCAAGVTDWYFALTSTPLNLWQAREAYRFWKYEGHKGSARGLFWASVWHLPGVMILALLHKKDMWRRAWKSVFGEEEDGEWEEEELEEMAGMAAATAVEHGETAKPRR, from the coding sequence ATGCGGTCACCATTGGTCATAGCTCTTGCGCCGGAGCTTCAATTACTGTCCAAGTGCAGTATTCAAACATCAACAACACGACGATGGCTCTCTACTAGCCCGAGCTTGAAAGCTCCTCGAAGCTCTGCGACATCGCTGGgcggctctttttttcttcaaaacaGGCTTTTCGAAACATCAAGATGTCTTGAATCTATAATCTCGAGGCGTAATTCCAGAGCGACCTCGACTTCAACCTCGTCAACCCCACCACAAAAGCCTGCAACGCAAACACCTCAGTCGATTTCAGATCTCGCTCCCCACCGCCAGCGACAGGCCCGCAAGCAAGCCCTCCTTCGATCTACATCATCCGAAGCTCCTCTACCTCCCGATGCCTCCTCGCTCCTCACGTCCGCCGCAGCGTCGCAGCCGAAGGATTCTTTTCGCCGAAGATTTTCTGCATACTTGTCTCTCACAAAGCCCCGCCTAACCGTCCTCGTTGTTCTGTCGGCCATGGCACCATATGCGCTATACCCGGTTCCTGAAATGCTAATGCCCACAATGACCGAGACGCCAAGTCTAAGCCCATTGACGCTTACATTTTTGACAACTGGAACTGCGCTTTGTTCTGCGAGTGCCAACACTCTGAACATGCTCTACGAGCCATTCACTGATGCCAAGatgacaaggacaaggaacCGACCGTTGGTGCGAGGCCTCATTTCGAATCGCGCGGCGGCTTTGTTCGCCGCCCTTTGCGGAGCAGCCGGAGTGAGCGCTCTTTATTTTGGCGTCAACCCCACTGTATCATTTTTGGGTCTTTCAAACATTGTCATTTACGCCGGCATTTATACGCCATTGAAAGCGGTGACTGCATTCAACACCTGGGTCGGTGCTGTTGTTGGTGGAATCCCACCCTTGAtgggctgggctgctgctgctggcgaagCTGCCACAAAGGACGGATCCTGGAAGGAGCTCCTTCTGGCCAGTGATGGATCCTCCATTGGTGGATGGCTACTTGGCGGtcttctctttgcttggCAGTTCCCACATTTCATGGCTTTGAGTTGGGGTGTTCGTGAAGAGTACAAGGCTGCGGGCCTGCGCATGCTCGCATGGACAAATCCGTCGCGAAATGGGCGCGTTGCATTGCGATACAGCCTTGTGTTCTTTCCCTTGTGCTTCGGTCTTTGTGCAGCCGGCGTGACGGATTGGTATTTTGCTCTAACCAGCACGCCCCTCAACCTCTGGCAGGCCCGTGAGGCTTACCGGTTTTGGAAATACGAAGGTCACAAAGGAAGCGCACGGGGCCTTTTTTGGGCAAGCGTGTGGCATCTACCTGGAGTGATGATACTTGCACTACTGCACAAAAAGGATATGTGGCGTCGAGCCTGGAAGAGCGTctttggagaggaggaggatggtgaatgggaagaggaggagcttgAAGAAATGGCAGGCATGGCAGCTGCAACAGCGGTCGAACATGGAGAGACGGCAAAGCCAAGACGGTGA
- a CDS encoding uncharacterized protein (EggNog:ENOG41) gives MPRQTKNSGEQGYGGLPSGLPSSSMYPQPRMMPDPYYVPPPSSAMPIPSPLQTSQQPQYGPYSTSAPSPTLPMVSSQPSQHRPSSGAWSQQDDQQLLTARMQGLNWNQIKEQYFPSKTPNACRKRHERLMERRGSDDWDARKMQILAKEYMSMRKEIWSGLAARTGEKWNVVEAKCMSNGLKNLQSAARAASRRDRLETGALTGYDDDSGISGIGLTPVDELDASYSSPATSSSGTHSYSSSASYHHQQQHLQPHPQSHLHPQHHQSSYGMGAAPYYGGHGYSSSVSSTASMSHGYVSRGGTGTSQDSSPYLDSQRLSAERGMESLVRRPRGGEY, from the exons ATGCCCAGACAAACCAAGAACTCCGGCGAGCAGGGCTACGGCGGCCTCCCGTCTGGCCTGCCGTCTTCTTCCATGTACCCTCAGCCACGCATGATGCCCGATCCCTACTATgtccctcctccttcttcagccATGCCGATTCCCTCGCCGCTTCAGACTTCTCAACAGCCGCAATACGGGCCATACTCTACTAGTGCTCCTTCGCCAACTCTCCCCATGGTATCGTCTCAGCCATCCCAGCATCGGCCCAGCTCTGGAGCCTGGAGTCAGCAAGAcgaccagcagctcctcaCGGCCCGCATGCAAGGGCTCAACTGGAATCAAATCAAGGAGCAATACTTTCCGTCCAAAACACCCAATGCCTGTCGCAAGCGCCATGAACGGctgatggagaggagaggatcCGACGATTGGGACGCCCGCAAGATGCAAATACTGGCCAAGGAGTACATGAGCATGCGCAAGGAGATTTGGAGCGGTCTGGCAGCTCGAACTGGAGAGAAATGGAACGTTGTTGAGGCCAAG TGCATGTCCAACGGCCTCAAGAACCTCCAGAGCGCAGCCCGTGCCGCTTCGCGCCGTGACCGTCTCGAGACGGGAGCACTCACAGGGTATGACGACGATAGCGGCATTTCCGGCATCGGCCTGACCCCCGTTGATGAACTAGACGCTTCCTACAGTAGCCCTGCGACGAGCTCGTCCGGCACTCACTCCTATTCCAGCTCCGCCagctaccaccaccagcagcagcatctccaacCTCACCCTCAGTCTCACCTCCACCCCCAGCATCACCAGAGTTCCTACGGAATGGGAGCAGCGCCGTACTATGGTGGCCACGGCTACTCCTCGAGCGTGAGCTCTACCGCAAGCATGAGCCACGGATATGTGTCCCGCGGCGGCACCGGAACCAGCCAAGACAGCAGCCCATACCTAGACAGCCAGCGCCTTTCTGCCGAGAGGGGCATGGAGTCTCTTGTCCGCCGTCCCCGTGGAGGCGAATACTGA
- a CDS encoding uncharacterized protein (EggNog:ENOG41): MAALPRYEIEYHITSIVKGDDDATFTVRRNGKVFYIEISPSNFVNSPAMAKKYRSYLEVLKSGEEVLDQVYDTDVYEWVMAPFEHFLIELAPDPSVESVENIAVTLKEYLYPEFFAFILDIIDENLQPRHKLGQPFTIQPELLHAIRTQKMHSSSHQKKVMIDKGQTACFFKRCHGSVQITQELKTYKKIHAVGLDSQVNQCHVYGIVMDDNDFIPGLLLTHIDCGRPLSTIVHPEEPNDLPPALRERRMAQIEAALSALHANDMVWGDVKAANILIDENDNAWLIDFGGGYTEGWDRDGGFCRDG; this comes from the exons ATGGCGGCTCTCCCACGGTACGAGATAGAATATCACATTACCAGCATAGTAAAAGGTGACGATGATGCAACCTTCACGGTCCGCCGAAATGGCAAAGTTTTTTACATTGAGATCTCACCATCAAACTTTGTCAATTCGCCCGCCATGGCAAAGAAATACAGGTCCTATTTGGAAGTTCTGAAATCTGGTGAAGAAGTTTTAGACCAAGTATACGATACTGATGTCTATGAATGGGTCATGGCTCCATTTGAGCACTTCCTTATTGAGCTCGCACCTGATCCGTCTGTAGAGTCGGTGGAGAATATTGCAGTCACCTTGAAAGAATATCTCTATCCCGAATTCTTCGCCTTTATACTCGATATAATCGATGAAAATTTACAACCGCGCCAT AAACTTGGACAGCCTTTTACGATCCAGCCGGAATTACTACATGCCATAAGAACCCAGAAGATGCACTCTTCaagccaccaaaaaaaggtTATGATTGACAAGGGCCAAACCGCATGCTTCTTTAAACGCTGCCATGGCAGTGTACAAATCACCCAAGAGCTCAAAACATACAAAAAGATTCACGCGGTCGGCCTAGACTCTCAGGTGAATCAATGTCACGTATACGGCATTGTGATGGATGACAATGACTTTATTCCTGGGCTCTTATTAACCCATATTGACTGTGGTCGACCATTGTCTACAATCGTCCACCCTGAAGAACCAAATGACCTTCCACCCGCACTTAGAGAACGGCGGATGGCTCAGATAGAGGCTGCCTTATCAGCACTGCACGCAAATGATATGGTTTGGGGAGATGTGAAGGCAGCAAACATTTTGATCGATGAGAACGATAACGCTTGGTTGATTGATTTTGGGGGAGGGTATACCGAAGGCTGGGACCGTGACGGGGGATTTTGCCGGGATGGCTAG